CATTGCTTTTATTAGACACTGGATAAACTGTTTCTAAAGTCCTCCTTCCCAAATCTGCTTTTCTAACAGCATGATTCTGCAAAAAGATTCACAAAGGACAGATCAGACTATTCTTTAGTGTTGTGGATAGTCGTCAATCTTCACAATTAAGAATAACTAGACACTGCAACTtccaactaagaattagataTATTTCCAAGCACCTTACTAGTTTTTACTGACCTAATATAAAATCAAAGAAGTGTGTATTTATGTTGTCAAGAAGAATAGGCAAAAGCAAATCTTCTGTGGATAATACCTCCGAATCTACAATATATAGACAATCTTCATCAGCATGATAAAATGATGAAGCTGGCCGTAAGAACTTGGCTGATTCAAACTCGCCATCCTCAAAGCCTGGGGAAGATCCAATCTGCAAAGGAAAAGAGCAAAAATTAATTAATCGTCTTCATATAATAAAATTGCAACCCAAGTTACACAGCAAGCCATGCTTACATAGTCTAAAATCATCCCATTGCTGTTGCTAATGATGATCCTATGATGGTTACTGTCAGAGAAAAAAATACGATCCCCATCTTCATCAACTGATACGCATGCTGCAGTAGATTAAATTGTATATTACCACATCTGGATGGAAAAAACAAAGATACAGTTGATTGCAATATGCAATATATCCATATATTTAGGAAGCACACTGATCTTTAAGTAATAAGTTACATGAAGGAATAGCTGCAACTGGGTACCTGGGTGGTTAAGTAACAAGTTTTTGAAGGAACCAACATATGGCTCTCTGACAACCTCTTCTTTCTGCCAAGAAACTCTTGATAGAACATTTCCAGAAAGTTCTTCTTTCAACACACTAAGTTCTTCTATGGCTGCATTCAGAAAGGTTCAACGTTTAAGAAACATTATCAAATATGGAGGATACCAACTTTTCAAGCAAATCACAGCGAAGCTAAAGTGGTCGGGAAAAATAGACAAGAAAATAGCATTTATAGCATCAAGAGTATAGCAAATGTTGTTCAGATTTTACCCTTAATCATCAGATCAGGCTCCTCAACCCACTTTGGGAATAGCATAGGGTCCTTAGAACCTTCAAATAGCAAGTAGCAAGCACCATTTGTCATCTGAACACTCATCAAAGGACAATTTTTTGTTTTAACAAAGTATTTTATATAGTAGCTAAAATGCATAAAAGAAATTAACGCAGATCTTCAACACTTATATGGAGAATCGGAGATGGTATCCTAGTATCCTACATATAATGTGCTCAGCGATAAAAGAAAACTTCAGCAAATTTCTCTAGTAATGTGACAATTGACATGGGTGTGAGCCTCACATTGGAGAAGTCTTTGTGTAAGATCAAGATAGGAAATGCAATATAATCCGTCACTATCGTATGGACTGCTTGGCTTTGAGCAGCTAAGGAAGAAACATCACTCCCAAGTTGCACGGCAAAAACATTCAGGTGTGGATACCTAAAAGGGGGGAGATTAGAAAAGTTCAAGATTGCAGTCGAGTATAAAGCTGGCAAGTTTATATACAACTACCTCTGTTGCAGATATTTCAATCTCTCAAATGCAACTGAATGATTGTTGCTGCTGTTTAATGTTCCACAAGATTGATATAAAAGAACAAGATATATTCCTTCTTGATTCAAGTTCTTCCAAATGCCATTCATGGCGTTCAACCAACAGTGATTTTGTCCTGCATCACAAAAATAAATGAAAGGGTTAAAAGATAGCAATAATCCCTAAAAAAATACCATTACATTAAAACTTATTGTTTACATGTAGGAACAGCCACAACTATCATGTTCTGTAATTTGCATCAGATACAAGTCCACGAATCTTCAAAAAAATGGAACATTTTGTCATGTCCATGGAATAGTAGTTCTGGCAGATTTTAGTTCCCTGTATGTATTTACTTGCTGGTTGCCTGTGCATTCCATCAGATTTCCAATAAAAAATATTTACAGTTATAGGCTCTAGAAATTAAATTGCATATATAGTTAAGTCACAAAGATGCCACAAAAGTACAGATGACAAAAAACTCCTGCAGTATTCCAACCATCAGACATCATTGAAAAGAATACACCCATCTCTGCATTGTTGGGACACGAAAATTGCAAAGAACATAACTCCTACATAACCAGCATGCCAAATAGGGAGACGTGGCCATGCTAATACTCAACAACAGTGAAAAAAAATTGGTCTGCTCCCATAACAAACAATGACAGCATATAGCAGTAACGAAATACTCCTTCCGTCCCCAAAAGTATTACGAGAAGTCAAATAATTcaagtttgaccaaatttatacaaaaaGTTACTAATATTTATGTCTCCAAATAGATTTAGTatatgaaaatatattacatgattGATCTAATAATACTTATTTTCTAACATAAATGTTGATgctattttgtataaatttggtcaaatttaaAATTGCTCGAGATGCAAGAGTTCCAGCTGAAATGGTAGTTTCGCCGGGTGCTAACTATGAGCATAGAACACAAAACCACAAAAGCGGTCATATAATTACCTTCAAGCTTCCCAAACGTCGACTTGATGAAATCCACGATCTCAGACTGCGCGGCAGCAGTGGTGGTGCTAGTGCTTGCATCACTTGACGCTGCCGTTACAGGGCTGTCAGGGCTGCAAGACGGAATGGCTGCTTCGTTAAACAGTCGCCAGCTGGGCCAGCATTTCGGGAGGATAGAAGAAGCTAGCGAGGAGCAGTCGCAGGGCATCTCTACCTGGAAGCAGCTTGGTGCGCCGCCCTGGTAGCCATAGCGGCCGCATGCTGCCGCCGAGGGAACCGGGGTCGCGGGTGGGAGGCGGGCCAAGCGGAGCGGCCGCAGCCGCTTCCTCCACCATCTACCGAGAGGTGGCTCGGCCCGAGCACCGCACCCAGCGAGGATGAAGCGGGCGCGGGATCGGAGGAGACGAGCCGGCGAGGGAAAAGAGCGGCAGCAGCGGGGCCAGCGCGGTGACGCCTGAGGCGGCGCAGCAAGGCCGAGGCCTGCGCCATCGTGGTACCGTCCGTCGACCTCGCtggccgcggcgcggcggcggtgggcggcgcggcgggaggGAGGCGGAGGTAGGGCGAGTGGGGAATGAATTGATGGCGAGTCGGGTTGGTTTGTTTTGAATGGGCCGAATATTTGGGCGGCATTGGGCTAATCTGggccttttctttcttttcaatGATGTAAAAAAAATCCACCCATCTCTGCAGTATTCCAACCCATCACAGACATCATTCGTTGCTGTCGTGATTCAGCTATAtcttttcctcttttcttttcttgttgCCTTTTTATAGACTCACATTATCTTCCCACTAATACATATAAGGGTAGGAGTGTGCCCCTTCTATTATCCTGAAATAATGCTAAATCTAGTAATTCTATCACCATTTAAAGCAAATACCGAATCATTTAATTCTTTTTTTTCTGGAAACACAGTATGACGCGCACGCATACTAACTCCTACGAATAATCTCTTGGTCGCAAAGGACACGCATAGATAACAAAATCGTATGTATAATGAACTCGCATTGGAAAGGAAAAATAAAAGTGTCTCACTGCTGCAAAGCAGTGCGCTTCAGCGGGAAATATATATTCATTATGATTTCATCTTTTGACCCAGTAATAACTAGAAGAATCCTTAAAGAGCCTATTGTTTGGAGCGAAAAACCATCGAACTTTGCATCTTTCAACCAAACCTGTGGTTTGATCATATTATATACTTATTATATATGTAAGTGCGTGAAGTGCAAACCGTCAAACTAAAGAATCTTGATACAATTGGCTCCTTCTAGAATAGCTTGAGAAAGGGGGAATATTTCCAAACATTGAACATATGCACCTCCTTTCAAAAAGCTACCATTCCTTCCACGGGCTGTGACCACAGCACCGGAAGGACATCATCCGACACTTTGGCGCCATCTTTCATCGCTTATCATGTATACAAAATGTCCTATGAAGAACATGATCCTCCACTCTACATGGCCTATGGGACGGTGACCAATGCGCACAATATCGACTTCATTTATAGGATGAACGAAAAAAAATTCAAGTGTATGTTGTTGGCAAAATTCTCCACTGTGGGACCAAGGCCAGTGCTATATCCACTTTTTAACCACATGGAGGAAATGATCAACACTTCAGATCGTGGAACATTGCCAGGTACTATAGCAAAGATGGTTGTGGAAAATCAGATTTGCAGGGGGGGCTGCTATGAAAATTCAGAAGCGTGTCACAGTCGACTTCTCGTGCCGAGTCGAGAACCCAAACTTCAAACTTTGAGGGAACAAGTTCAGCCTCGGTTGGTTAGGAGTAAGTTCGGACATCAAGGTAGTTTCATTTCATCTTCAAGCGTATCCATCCATTTGGAACTTCCTGGTTCTTGCTCTGATCATGACTAGGAAGTTTCTGACTTTCTTCCCACAACCACTGTACATACGAAGGCGACCGACCGAGCAACTCCGGTCCCTTTGTCTAAAGCTTCCTGTTGGCTGCGGGACAGGATGACACGGCATGGTGCATCGATTACATGGCTCGCCATCAATTCCATCACATCCGGACGAACATATCGTCTGCACGGCGACGACACGCCTGCCGCCGCCATTTCTCATGCAAGAATCTCGACGTAGCACACGGCTTTGCGACGAAACTTGCGATACAGACTCAGCATCTCCTTCTTGAGAGCGCTTTACGGCAAAGAGCAATGCAAAGCCTGGGTCACCAACCAACGAACCTAAAGGTGGTCCCAGAGACTTGCACGGAACAACAGTCTTCCCTGAGCATCAAAGGTCATCAACCGCTCGGGTTTGCATGCTTACTTAGTACTACCTCTTTGACCAATAATATCGCTAAAAATAATTACCTTTAAATAGAAAAAGTTATATGTTATGATAGTTGGTTTTGTTATGAATAAATTAATATTATTTTCATATTGTCAATATTTATGAATTTTTTATCATTATAATCAAATTTTAAAAGTTTTGATTTGGAAATAATATAAAAAGTAGCTATATACTGGGATATAGGGAGTAGGATTTATTCCATGTAACCATAGACCGAGAGCTTGTTTGGCTAGAGGTCCAAAATCCAACTCTTGGATTTGTTGTCTAAGAAAGGCAGGGTGATTAGGGTTAAATGCAAACAGGTTTTGAAATCTCTGGACCTCTTCAATATCGGTGCTAGAGTGATTGCGTATGGGGAACCCGATCGTGCGGGGTGTGACTAGCTAAGGGCATCTCGAATGAGCTAGCGACATCACCAGCTGACATCACGTTCTGCTCAACGTGAAGTTAAGAGGAGGagaaaaaaaaaaacatgaCGCTAGTACTATGTCGAAAAGTGAAGGCTTCGAACGCGTCCCTATTGCATCTATCGATCTTTGAAATATAGGAGCAAATATACCATAGAGAATATCTCGTGCTCATGCGTTGCTACGGCCGAAAATTAATACATGCATTACTGCTTATTGTTTATTTTAGAAATAGTAGAGAGAGATTAGGAATCTGATTAGAATTCCAATTAACTGACCAATAAATTATTGCTTCAGAAATAGTAGAGATAGAGATTATCTCTACAGCAGGCGTTTTAATATTTTGGTATGATCAGTTTTCCTGTTTTATTTAACTTATTGACCTTTACCTCACCTAATGATATCGATAGCACAGTTGGAGATGCTCAAAAGAGGCTAAGCTAGCATCCATAAAGATGTTTCCTCTTCTCGCTCTCCCATAGCAATGCCTGCGACGACCGACGAAAGGCTCAAGAAGTTTCATCGCAACTTCCCGAAATCTCTTCCTTTTCATCGGAAAAGAATCAACTTTATCTTCTCCATCCCTCTGCTTGTCCAGTTGTTCTTCGCGTGCGCCGGACTCTGCGCAGATCCTTGCCACCAGCTGCGGCGCCTTTCTGTTCGTTCCAACAAACGAAGAGCTAGCTCTCTTCCGCCCTCGCATGTTAGACGGCTGCCACCGGCCAGCGCCAGCGGCAGCCTCTACCACCGTAttggccaccgccgccggcgcatgGGCGGCGTGTTCGGCGCCCTGTTCGGCGGCCACCGGCGGCCGGGCCGGAGGGCGCCGGCCGTCCGGCGGCACCGTGGCCTGGTCCCGCAGCCGTCTGCGGCCTACGACGGCGGGCACCGGAGGGCCATGCTCAGCAAGAAGTACTCGTACATACCCGACACCTTCACGTCGCTCGACCAGGTGCCCATCCACCTATATAGCTTCTTCTTTGCTTCGATTCCTGTTAGAACTGGAAACCTTTCTCGGGATTTGATTTTTGGCACGAAAAAAACCTTTCccaggattttttttttgaaaaaacacGGGCGCGACAAGGTGATCGTCCTGACCTGTGCAACTGCGGCAATCTGCtcgcaggtggcggcggcgctgcggcagCAGGGCCTGGAGTCGTCCAACCTCATCCTCGGCATAGACTTCACCAGGAGCAATGAATGGACAGGTACGGTGAAGAAGATCTGAGGATGCAACCTGCAGAGTTTTTTTTTGGATGATGTTGTGTTCATCTTGTTGTTGTTCCCATTGATCTGACGAAATGTGCGGCGATCTTGGGTTGGTTCGGCGTGTTCAGGGAAACAGTCGTTCGGCGGGCAGAGCCTGCACAGGCTGGGCGACACGCCCAACCCCTACGAGCAGGCCATCAGCATCATCGGCAAGACGCTGGCGCCGTTCGACGAGGACAACCTCATCCCCTGCTTCGGCTTCGGCGACGGTGAGCTCCACGACATGGCTAACGTGGCTACAGCCATGCGAGCTCCATTCGATCCCATCAAAGACCACAACATGCTCACTGACAGTCTACTGTTCATACACCTTCTTGTGctgttcttcttcttgatcCATTTGTTGCAGCAACCACCCATGACTACAACGTGTTCAGCTTCCACCACGACAACTCCCCGTGCCACGGCTTCGAGGAGGTCCTGGCTTGCTACAGGAAGATCGTGCCGCACCTCAGGCTATCCGGTGATGATCAGATCAATCCTCTGAAGAACTGCTGCATTGTTTTGCTGCTGTGGAAGTATTGCCAACCTCTCTCGTGATGCATTGGTTCATGCCATTGCCGTCTGCCATGGCAGGGCCGACGTCGTTTGCGCCGATCGTGGAGGCGGCCGTCGACATCGTGGACCGGAGCGGAGGACAGTACCACGTTCTCGTCATAGTTGCAGATGGACAGGTGCTTGCATTATCAGCGCATTGTCAGAGAATCCATGGATCAGCCAGCTCGTGATCTTTTTGTTCGATCTCTGACTTGGATACTGACTCTGTTAAAGCAAATGATGCGATTCAGGTGACTAGGAGTGTTGACACGGGTGACAGCGATCTGAGCCCACAGGAGAAGAGAACAGTGGACTCCATTGTCATGGCAAGGTAGTACTAACTCAAGAGTCAAGACATACCATGTACTACAGCCACAATGCCAGGTCTCTGAACTGTGAAAACTTCTGAAACTTGGCTTCATCTCAGCTCCTATCCGTTGTCCATCATCCTGGTTGGGGTCGGGGATGGCCCATGGGAGGACATGCAAAAGTTCGACGACAAGCTCCCCGCCCGCGacttcgacaacttccaggTGAAGTGTCGATCAGCTCGCCCACAGTCTGATGATATGATCACAAAATTTCCTTCACATCTCTCCGATGTGATCCTCTCTGCATGCAGTTCGTGAACTTCACCTCGATCATGGCGAGGAGCACGACGGCGCAGCAGAAGGAGTCGGCGTTCGCGCTCGCCGCGCTCATGGAGGTCCCCATCCAGTACAAGGCCACCGTCGAGCTCGGCATCCTGGGGTAATGCAGGATGTGGTAGCCAAACGAACTAAGCATTGTTCTGCTAAGTCTGAAGCTTTCTGAACATAAACTTTCTCGATGGTGTCTGAACATGAATGCAGTCGGTTGACGGGGAACGCCAAGAGGGTtatgccggcgccgccgccactgccgcctGCGCAGAGGCAGCCGTCGTTGAGGACGGGAGCCAGCAACGTTAACGCCGGATCGGCACAGCCTGGAGAGCCGAGAGATGATCAGGTAACAACTATCAATAGAGGACCAAGAAGACAAGCAAGACTGTCAAAAGTTTCTTCTGTTCTGAATTTGTGAATCTGTGGTCACACTCACACATTGGATCAATGTCGCAACGAATGTTCTCATGTCCATGCAGGTGTGCCCAATCTGCCTGACCAATGCCAAGGATCTGGCATTTGGCTGTGGACACATGGTGAGGACAAATTCAGAGTCTCTGGTTCATGACAATGCAATGCAAGTATGCAACCTATATAACATCTGAAAAAAAACATGCTTGCTAAtgttctagttttcttttggaTTTTGTGCAAACAACAGTGCTGCAGGGAATGTGGGGAGAGCCTGACCAGATGCCCGATATGTCGACAGCCGATACGGTCGAAGCTGAGGCTATATTCGGGATGAACAATATGCTTTTATGCTAAATCATACATAACTTAAATTTCTATAAGAAAAAACATAGCTTAGCCGCCATAAGAAAACATGCCGCGATCATGTACAGATTGTCAAATGTGTATGGAAGGGGTCAAGGTCAGGTCCTCTTCGTCTCGAATTTGGATAAACAACCAATGGTTCATTTGCCAGGAAGGGTTTATTAGTTTGTGAATTTCTCCATTTGTTTTTGTTTATGTCATGTTAATTTGTACACATGTGTTTGAGGAAGCTACAAAAGGTTCAGTTGGGTATGTAACTATTACTTGTATAGCCAGCAAAAATAAAGGAAATACAAGGGGGGAGAAATTGTTTCTGTAGTTCTGCTGCGACGCCAACAGATGGGCTGATTGTTAAAACTTAAAATGCGTCGAGTCGTTACATTGTCCGAATTACCCACAAGATATTTTAAATTTCGTGAGGAAAAAAAGGGCACACACAAAATCTTGGGAAAAAATTGTTTGGATTTCTACTGTTTCCGTACCAGTTTGGGAGCATGAAAGAGCCAAGCCCAGTTAAATTTCTAACTTTTTATCATGGACTATTTTCTGCATTTCCATTTTTTTATATGCGCTTTCAATGTTTCGATGTCTAATTTGTTATtgggaaaagggaaaaaaaccCAACAATACTTGTACGGTTTTGTGATTATTTTGTTCCAAAATATTGCCAAGCCCTATTAAATTTCTACGATTCTCAGAATAAATATGTTGCTTAAAAAGATAACATTTCTCTCAGCTCCATCCAGCTCCACGTCATCAGCTGAAAAATGAGAAAATCATTCTGATGATGGAATACTAAAAGTGTGGCAATGCTGCAACGGACACAGCCGTTACTACCCCAGTAAATGCGGGCCATAAAACGCGTTGATAGCAACCGTTTCTGCTGCTCACGCCCTTTGTGCTGCTCCTTTGTTTCAGTTGCTCCTCCCCGTCCTCCTCCCTATAAATTTCTCCAGACCAAAACCATCTCGTCAGCAAATCATCTGCGAAAAAAAAGTCCCCTTGTTCTACTTTGCTGTGGCACCAAAATTGCACGCGAAAAGTAGGTTTCTTGCATTCTCTGATCCAGAAAAAAACACAGAAATGGCGTCGTCCAACGTCAACGTCACAATGCTCGCCTTCTGTGTTGTCTTCGCGCTATCGGTGCTTCACACTGACGGTAGCATCTCTTATGAATTTTCCTTTTCAAATCTCTTCCTTTCGCGCAACAAAAATGCGCTCGAAACCGACAGATTTTATCTGCTTACCTGATCATCTTACACTGATACATTTTCATTCATTCAGCAGTAGCAGAAGCAGTGGCACAACCGTTACGGCACAGTCACAGAAAGGTAGGTAAATCTTCTCCTGATCATCCGTAGCATCCAAACCAGCATGACCTTCCTTCTTCTCAGGCGACAAAGACCTGGTGCGTCGCCAAGCCGTCGGCGGAGGCCACCGCGCTGCAGGGCAACCTGGAGTTCGCCTGCTCCGAGAGCGACTGCGGCGCCATCCAGGGCACCGGCGGCTGCACCCGTCCGGACAGCCTGCTGTCACGGGCGTCGGTGGCGATGAACGCCTACTACCAGGCCAGGGGGAGGAACTCCTGGAACTGCTTCTTCAACGGCACCGGCCTCATCACCATCACCGACCCCAGTAAGCAAGCAGAGAGTGGAGTACCTTGCTGTGAGTAAAAACTGTTCGCGGTTGACATGGCTGATGTTCTTGCAGGTCTTGGCGCCTGCAAATATGCTTGAGATGGGAGGACTGCGGCGCAGCTGAGCACCGGATCTGATCAAATAAGAATTTAGGGTGTATGATGAATGGTCGCTTTTAGTTTGTTCATGTGCTACACCATCAGATATGATAGAATTTCACTCAATATGAGCTTTTATGTCCAAGTAATCTCTAAAGAACTACCAATCTGTCCAAGTAACGTTTTAGATAATAATATGATGTTCATTCACAATACTATTCCGTTCCATGCCAGGGGCTGGATTTGAGTTGTAAGTCCTAAGAACAGGAGTATAAGGGAGTTGAAGACCAAACTACATAAAAGAAATCCCAAATGGAGGCAGCCGATAAGGACCAGATCCATCCACAAGAATACCAGCACAATACACTCATAAAAGGCCAGAcaaatccaacaagaatacaaGCATCCGATACGTTAATTCTTGATCCACCAGGTGCTTTCGGAATATCAGCACACAAAAGTTGACGAGATACATTTGGCTTTCATGTTTACAGATCTAATCAGTTGAGAATTTAAGAAGACGTGATAAAGGTTATTCTGGCATTCATGTCTCCACCTTCATCG
The Panicum hallii strain FIL2 chromosome 6, PHallii_v3.1, whole genome shotgun sequence genome window above contains:
- the LOC112897244 gene encoding E3 ubiquitin-protein ligase RGLG4-like isoform X1, encoding MPATTDERLKKFHRNFPKSLPFHRKRINFIFSIPLLVQLFFACAGLCADPCHQLRRLSVRSNKRRASSLPPSHVRRLPPASASGSLYHRIGHRRRRMGGVFGALFGGHRRPGRRAPAVRRHRGLVPQPSAAYDGGHRRAMLSKKYSYIPDTFTSLDQVAAALRQQGLESSNLILGIDFTRSNEWTGKQSFGGQSLHRLGDTPNPYEQAISIIGKTLAPFDEDNLIPCFGFGDATTHDYNVFSFHHDNSPCHGFEEVLACYRKIVPHLRLSGPTSFAPIVEAAVDIVDRSGGQYHVLVIVADGQVTRSVDTGDSDLSPQEKRTVDSIVMASSYPLSIILVGVGDGPWEDMQKFDDKLPARDFDNFQFVNFTSIMARSTTAQQKESAFALAALMEVPIQYKATVELGILGRLTGNAKRVMPAPPPLPPAQRQPSLRTGASNVNAGSAQPGEPRDDQVCPICLTNAKDLAFGCGHMCCRECGESLTRCPICRQPIRSKLRLYSG
- the LOC112897246 gene encoding major pollen allergen Ole e 10-like isoform X1 encodes the protein MASSNVNVTMLAFCVVFALSVLHTDAVAEAVAQPLRHSHRKATKTWCVAKPSAEATALQGNLEFACSESDCGAIQGTGGCTRPDSLLSRASVAMNAYYQARGRNSWNCFFNGTGLITITDPSKQAESGVPCCE
- the LOC112897246 gene encoding major pollen allergen Ole e 10-like isoform X2, whose translation is MASSNVNVTMLAFCVVFALSVLHTDAVAEAVAQPLRHSHRKATKTWCVAKPSAEATALQGNLEFACSESDCGAIQGTGGCTRPDSLLSRASVAMNAYYQARGRNSWNCFFNGTGLITITDPSLGACKYA
- the LOC112896892 gene encoding uncharacterized protein LOC112896892: MAQASALLRRLRRHRAGPAAAALFPRRLVSSDPAPASSSLGAVLGPSHLSVDGGGSGCGRSAWPASHPRPRFPRRQHAAAMATRAAHQAASSPDSPVTAASSDASTSTTTAAAQSEIVDFIKSTFGKLEGQNHCWLNAMNGIWKNLNQEGIYLVLLYQSCGTLNSSNNHSVAFERLKYLQQRYPHLNVFAVQLGSDVSSLAAQSQAVHTIVTDYIAFPILILHKDFSNMTNGACYLLFEGSKDPMLFPKWVEEPDLMIKAIEELSVLKEELSGNVLSRVSWQKEEVVREPYVGSFKNLLLNHPACVSVDEDGDRIFFSDSNHHRIIISNSNGMILDYIGSSPGFEDGEFESAKFLRPASSFYHADEDCLYIVDSENHAVRKADLGRRTLETVYPVSNKSNGIWGWITDKLGLRKEVTPTIQDFDADSVTLPWHLIQISEDVLLVADRSFESPWILRISTGKKQDIGRAEVMESYQQTINERFALLKDIHMNRPSGAKEPYDSLEKVTGKELVSSVSRFHNYIIFSDTDGQRVLKHNFDTKITSTINFSNCEVLGLPYWSVCNLERVSTWGRSTEQFQEHVRQVDVLPGRCNITVYIDIPVDTELAAPLAENCVWRQVRGSGAEISGCDGPDTAMEKVGIAQQWYDELDNLAFSEVAEEPTTAHGGDDKSADQSYQDQRRVQFTCAVNVSPGTCELVASAALYLKLARTIGDHVDQKALVKWIMGCQRREEHAGVELLMGSRGGDARDLVVMRPVHLRLRLECGDHPAGATNKETISTESSLKIDVSLD
- the LOC112897244 gene encoding E3 ubiquitin-protein ligase RGLG4-like isoform X2; amino-acid sequence: MLDGCHRPAPAAASTTVLATAAGAWAACSAPCSAATGGRAGGRRPSGGTVAWSRSRLRPTTAGTGGPCSARSTRTYPTPSRRSTRIFFLKKHGRDKVIVLTCATAAICSQVAAALRQQGLESSNLILGIDFTRSNEWTGKQSFGGQSLHRLGDTPNPYEQAISIIGKTLAPFDEDNLIPCFGFGDATTHDYNVFSFHHDNSPCHGFEEVLACYRKIVPHLRLSGPTSFAPIVEAAVDIVDRSGGQYHVLVIVADGQVTRSVDTGDSDLSPQEKRTVDSIVMASSYPLSIILVGVGDGPWEDMQKFDDKLPARDFDNFQFVNFTSIMARSTTAQQKESAFALAALMEVPIQYKATVELGILGRLTGNAKRVMPAPPPLPPAQRQPSLRTGASNVNAGSAQPGEPRDDQVCPICLTNAKDLAFGCGHMCCRECGESLTRCPICRQPIRSKLRLYSG